In one window of Oryzias melastigma strain HK-1 linkage group LG5, ASM292280v2, whole genome shotgun sequence DNA:
- the ddx19 gene encoding ATP-dependent RNA helicase DDX19B has protein sequence MATDSWAQAVDEQEAAAESIGNLQIKDKSGENGVLAGAGESSNKAPKPVAEGENKNAEEDDSDDKAAQSLLNKLIRNNLVNTTNQVEVLQKDPNSPLYSVKSFEELHLKPQLLQGVYAMGFNRPSKIQETALPMMLAEPPQNLIAQSQSGTGKTAAFVLAMLSHVDPNNTFPQCLCVSPTYELALQTGKVIEQMGKYYPEVKLVYAIRGNKLQRGMKLQEQIVIGTPGTMLDWCSKFKFIDPKKIKVFVLDEADVMIATQGHQDQSIRIQRMLPKNCQMLLFSATFEESVWNFAQRIVPEPNIIKLKREEETLDTIKQYYVLCNSKEEKFQALCNIYGAITIAQAMIFCHTRKTAGWLAGELSREGHQVALLSGEMQVEQRAAVIERFRDGKEKVLVTTNVCARGIDVEQVSVVINFDLPVDKDGNPDNETYLHRIGRTGRFGKRGLAINMVDSRMSMNILNRIQEHFNKKIERLDTDDLDEIEKIAS, from the exons ATGGCTACGGACTCTTGGGCACAGGCGGTAGACGAGCAAGAGGCTGCGGCAGAATCG ATCGGGAATCTTCAAATAAAGGACAAATCTGGAGAAAATG GCGTGCTTGCAGGAGCAGGTGAATCAAGCAACAAAGCTCCCAAACCTGTTGCTGAAGGAGAAAACAAGAACGCAGAAGAGGACGATAGTG ATGATAAAGCGGCGCAGTCGTTGCTAAACAAACTCATCCGGAATAATCTTGTCAATACAACAAATCAAGTGGAAGTTCTTCAGAAAGATCCTAATTCTCCGCTGTACTCTGTAAAGTCTTTTGAAGAATTGCATCT TAAACCTCAGCTGCTCCAAGGAGTTTATGCAATGGGATTTAACAGACCATCCAAAATCCAGGAAACAGCTTTACCCATGATGCTGGCAGAACC tcCACAGAATCTGATTGCTCAGTCTCAGTCGGGGACGGGGAAGACGGCCGCTTTTGTCCTGGCCATGCTCAGCCATGTTGACCCCAATAATACATTTCCTCAG tgtctgtgtgtgtcgcCCACTTATGAGCTGGCGCTGCAGACTGGCAAAGTGATCGAGCAGATGGGCAAATATTACCCTGAAGTCAAACTGGTTTATGCCATTAGAGGAAATAAAT TGCAGCGAGGTATGAAACTACAGGAACAGATCGTCATCGGCACTCCCGGTACCATGCTGGACTGGTGCAGCAAGTTCAAGTTTATAGATCCAAAGAAGATCAAAGTGTTTGTTCTGGACGAAGCCGACGTCATGATCGCCACGCAGGGTCACCAGGACCAGAGTATACGAATCCAGAG GATGCTGCCTAAAAACTGCCAGATGTTGCTGTTTTCTGCTACGTTCGAGGAGTCGGTCTGGAACTTTGCTCAGCGCATCGTTCCTGAGCCCAACATCATCAAACtgaagagggaggaggagaCTCTGGACACCATCAAACAGTATTATGTGCTGTGTAACAGCAAGGAGGAGAAGTTTCAAGCTCTCTGTAACATCTACGGAGCCATCACCATCGCTCAGGCCATGATCTTCTGTCAT ACGAGGAAGACCGCAGGTTGGCTGGCTGGAGAGCTGTCCAGAGAAGGCCACCAGGTGGCGTTGCTCAGTGGAGAAATGCAGGTGGAGCAGAGGGCTGCCGTCATTGAACGCTTCAGAGACGGAAAGGAGAAAGTCCTGGTGACGACGAATGTTTGTGCTCGAG gCATCGACGTCGAACAGGTTTCGGTGGTAATCAATTTTGATTTGCCGGTGGACAAAGACGGTAACCCCGACAACGAGACTTACCTGCACAGGATTGGGCGCACGGGTCGATTTGGGAAGAGAGGCCTGGCCATCAACATGGTGGACAGCCGGATGAGCATGAACATCCTCAACAGGATCCAGGAGCATTTCA ATAAGAAGATTGAAAGATTAGACACCGACGATTTGGATGAAATTGAGAAAATTGCCAGCTAA